Proteins encoded together in one Bacillota bacterium window:
- a CDS encoding anaerobic sulfatase maturase → MLSLFVLIKPASGDCNLRCEYCFVHLGKAQNVSEKRHRMSTEVLEHLISRCLEYSERQCIFGWQGGEPLLMGLDFFRQALRLQDKYRRRGQEVFNCIQTNAILLTEEWATFFKENRFLVGVSLDGPKEEHDRYRLDVAGRGSYNRVMQGINLLKRCGADFNILAVVNNYTARHPMRIYNFLRSQGFSYLQFIPCIERNPRTGDLAAFSVTPEDYAQFLKVIFTQWIEDLYGGHRISIQLFDNLVQALLGVGPDLCILRGRCDGKVVVDYDGGAYPCDFYVEDEWRLGNIMEQSLEEMINSPLAKIFYNRASAFCRPPRCKDCRWFDLCHGGCPRNRGFGNGDAAQVDFLCDAYREFFPVAVDTLVDLINQHRLPNYNAYRV, encoded by the coding sequence TTGCTCTCATTATTTGTTCTCATTAAACCGGCGTCAGGCGATTGTAATTTAAGGTGTGAGTACTGTTTCGTCCATTTGGGGAAGGCGCAGAACGTTTCTGAGAAGAGACATCGCATGAGCACGGAAGTGCTCGAACACTTAATTAGCAGATGCCTTGAGTATTCCGAGAGGCAATGCATATTTGGCTGGCAAGGCGGAGAACCACTTTTAATGGGCCTGGACTTTTTCAGACAGGCTCTTCGTCTCCAAGATAAGTATCGCCGGAGGGGCCAGGAAGTCTTCAACTGTATTCAGACAAATGCGATCTTGCTCACCGAGGAATGGGCGACTTTTTTCAAGGAAAATCGCTTTCTTGTCGGAGTGAGTTTAGACGGTCCCAAAGAGGAACATGATCGTTATCGATTGGATGTCGCGGGTCGCGGAAGTTATAACAGGGTGATGCAGGGGATTAACCTGTTAAAGAGGTGCGGAGCTGATTTCAATATCCTGGCGGTTGTCAATAATTACACAGCGCGTCATCCGATGCGTATATACAACTTCCTTCGTAGCCAGGGTTTTTCTTATTTACAGTTTATCCCATGTATAGAGAGAAATCCAAGGACAGGCGATCTGGCCGCCTTTAGCGTGACTCCTGAGGATTATGCTCAATTCCTGAAGGTAATCTTCACTCAATGGATCGAGGATCTGTATGGAGGCCATCGGATCAGCATCCAGCTTTTTGATAATCTAGTTCAGGCACTTCTCGGAGTTGGGCCAGATCTTTGCATCCTCAGGGGACGGTGCGACGGCAAGGTTGTGGTGGATTACGATGGTGGGGCATACCCATGCGACTTTTATGTTGAAGATGAGTGGAGATTAGGCAATATCATGGAACAATCCCTGGAGGAAATGATTAATAGTCCGCTTGCGAAGATATTTTACAATCGGGCATCAGCATTTTGTCGACCGCCAAGATGTAAAGATTGCCGCTGGTTCGATCTATGTCATGGTGGTTGTCCTCGCAATCGGGGTTTTGGAAACGGTGACGCAGCCCAGGTCGATTTCCTGTGCGATGCTTATCGGGAGTTTTTCCC
- a CDS encoding DUF4432 family protein, producing MDYIHERNYGCRFFEYIYRGLRTVTMENEKLRISILVDKGSDIFEFLYKPLDVDFMWRSPLGVKDPKTFVPTIASKEGSFSDYYEGGWQELMPSGGRPCSFWGTEFGLHGETPLLAWNYTILEDRPERITLKLWVRTVRTPFYVEKELSLQSGSSVLEIKEMVTNEGEVDLPLFWGHHPALGKPFLSEACVVDLPARMGVVTNLGGANNRLVNGQSFQWPIAQGEHGGLVDLSKIPPPESKSADIVRLTQLEEGWYGITNTKLGLGFGLVWDKEVFPCIVFWQVYKGHLDYPWYGRTYNIALEPWSTSSRTIAEASEKGDTLFIKASASIQTTLKALVYASYKGLKRITPDGRVIEK from the coding sequence ATGGATTACATCCACGAACGAAACTATGGTTGTCGCTTTTTCGAGTACATTTATCGCGGCCTTAGGACTGTGACCATGGAGAATGAGAAACTTCGCATTAGCATCCTGGTAGACAAGGGCTCAGACATCTTCGAGTTCCTCTATAAGCCGTTGGATGTGGATTTCATGTGGCGTTCACCGTTGGGAGTAAAAGACCCGAAGACCTTTGTCCCGACAATTGCCAGCAAAGAAGGCTCCTTCTCTGATTATTATGAGGGTGGTTGGCAGGAGCTTATGCCTTCGGGAGGTAGACCGTGTTCTTTCTGGGGAACCGAGTTCGGTCTACACGGGGAGACCCCTTTGCTGGCTTGGAATTACACGATCCTTGAAGATAGGCCTGAAAGGATTACCCTGAAGCTATGGGTGCGTACCGTCCGCACGCCTTTCTATGTGGAGAAGGAATTATCTCTCCAGTCGGGCTCGTCAGTTCTGGAGATAAAGGAGATGGTCACCAATGAAGGGGAGGTAGACCTCCCGCTATTTTGGGGACATCACCCAGCCTTGGGCAAGCCATTCTTGAGCGAGGCTTGCGTTGTTGACCTCCCGGCTCGAATGGGTGTAGTAACTAACCTCGGTGGGGCCAACAATCGCTTGGTGAACGGACAGAGTTTCCAGTGGCCTATTGCTCAGGGGGAGCATGGTGGGCTGGTAGACCTGAGCAAGATTCCGCCGCCGGAAAGCAAAAGCGCAGACATAGTTCGGCTGACTCAGCTGGAAGAGGGATGGTACGGCATAACAAATACCAAACTCGGACTCGGGTTCGGGCTGGTCTGGGATAAAGAGGTCTTCCCATGTATTGTCTTTTGGCAGGTTTATAAGGGACATCTGGACTATCCATGGTATGGCCGGACCTATAATATTGCATTGGAGCCGTGGTCAACATCAAGCCGGACAATTGCCGAGGCGAGTGAAAAGGGCGATACGCTTTTCATTAAGGCGAGTGCTAGCATTCAGACCACACTGAAGGCCTTGGTGTATGCAAGTTATAAGGGGCTTAAAAGGATCACGCCGGATGGGCGGGTAATTGAAAAATAG
- a CDS encoding carbohydrate ABC transporter permease: protein MSRLRFSEVMRHIVLWMACIITLIPFIWILLNSLKYFRDIVNFTWTFRPTLINYYRLFFDRGSDFPALFGNSLIVAILATLACVSIGSLGAYSLDRFRWGQLTRSGVLNWILFFQIIPPVTMVGPFYVIVSELGLYNTRWGLVLVYLILNMPFAIWMMRSFFNEVPRELEESAYIDGCTKAACFRRVVLPLTAPGLAATAVLTFVFNWNEFLFALSLTSTANAMTVPVGIANFVQEYGVKYGEMSAAAFLATLPALFFVAFVQKYLVKGLTLGAVKQ from the coding sequence ATGAGTCGGCTGCGCTTTTCTGAAGTTATGCGTCATATTGTTCTATGGATGGCATGTATTATAACCCTGATTCCCTTTATTTGGATTCTCTTAAATTCGCTTAAGTACTTCAGGGACATTGTGAATTTCACCTGGACCTTTAGGCCAACCCTGATCAATTATTATCGACTGTTCTTTGATCGTGGCTCCGATTTCCCTGCACTTTTCGGCAACAGCTTAATTGTCGCAATACTCGCTACCTTGGCTTGCGTCAGCATAGGCTCGCTTGGGGCGTATAGCCTTGACCGATTTCGCTGGGGGCAACTCACTCGCTCTGGTGTGCTTAATTGGATTTTATTTTTTCAGATAATCCCGCCAGTTACTATGGTTGGTCCGTTCTACGTAATCGTGTCTGAGTTGGGATTATATAATACTCGTTGGGGTTTGGTTCTGGTCTATCTGATCCTTAATATGCCTTTTGCAATATGGATGATGCGGTCATTCTTCAATGAAGTCCCGCGTGAGCTGGAGGAAAGCGCGTACATTGATGGGTGTACAAAAGCAGCTTGTTTCCGTCGCGTTGTGCTTCCCTTGACAGCTCCTGGGCTTGCGGCTACTGCGGTTCTTACTTTTGTCTTTAATTGGAACGAATTTCTCTTTGCTTTGTCGTTGACGTCCACGGCGAACGCTATGACCGTCCCGGTTGGGATCGCAAATTTCGTGCAGGAATATGGCGTAAAGTACGGCGAAATGAGCGCAGCTGCTTTTCTGGCTACGCTGCCGGCCCTCTTTTTTGTGGCGTTCGTGCAAAAATACCTGGTAAAGGGCTTGACTCTAGGCGCGGTTAAACAGTAG
- a CDS encoding sugar ABC transporter permease, which translates to MALNSPRKEYIARWFDVGFKYWALIPLFIILLLFTVYPFAELLRMSVSTLSLSGGRFIWAYSGLANLYKVLADKIFIIALKNTLIFVIATVGLELILGLGLALVANTVKRMANFYRAILILPILVPPIAISTVWRLMYNPNFGLINALLQRMALPGQTWLSDIRLAMVAVIAVDVWHWTSYVFLILLAGLQALPSEPFEAAKVDGASDLHAFLYVTLPLLKPTIAVAVMFRTLYAFKVFDEIFLLTSGGPGTATEVTSTYIYRVFFNQYQMGYGAFLSILVIAVVMMFILTYQRMLRREGV; encoded by the coding sequence ATGGCCCTCAATTCACCTCGTAAGGAATATATTGCCCGTTGGTTCGATGTTGGCTTCAAATATTGGGCACTTATTCCGCTTTTCATAATCTTACTCCTGTTTACTGTCTATCCGTTCGCCGAACTATTAAGGATGAGCGTTTCAACATTGTCTTTATCTGGTGGGAGATTTATATGGGCGTACTCGGGTCTAGCTAATCTCTATAAAGTTCTTGCTGACAAGATTTTTATCATAGCTCTAAAGAATACTCTTATCTTCGTTATCGCCACGGTCGGATTGGAATTGATATTGGGGTTGGGTTTGGCTTTGGTTGCCAACACTGTTAAACGTATGGCTAATTTTTATCGAGCTATACTGATTTTGCCAATTCTTGTCCCTCCTATCGCCATCAGCACGGTCTGGCGTTTAATGTATAACCCGAATTTCGGATTGATTAATGCCCTCCTACAACGCATGGCTTTACCCGGCCAAACATGGCTATCTGATATTCGCTTGGCCATGGTGGCAGTCATTGCTGTAGACGTATGGCATTGGACATCTTATGTATTCTTGATACTTCTTGCAGGATTGCAAGCCCTCCCATCCGAGCCTTTTGAGGCAGCGAAGGTTGATGGAGCGTCTGATCTCCATGCCTTTCTCTACGTTACATTGCCGCTGCTGAAACCAACTATAGCAGTAGCGGTCATGTTCCGAACCCTGTATGCATTTAAGGTATTTGATGAAATATTCTTATTGACTAGTGGCGGTCCGGGGACCGCCACGGAAGTGACGAGTACGTATATCTACCGAGTATTTTTCAATCAATACCAAATGGGGTATGGCGCTTTTCTATCTATTTTGGTTATCGCCGTGGTTATGATGTTTATACTGACCTATCAAAGGATGCTCCGCAGGGAAGGAGTATGA